The following are encoded together in the Streptomyces sp. NBC_00341 genome:
- a CDS encoding helix-turn-helix domain-containing protein → MPVRKPPTARQRRLGAELRRMREHAGLSLTDAAVRHRVDKTAISNTEAARFGVSPDRVRVWASNYSCPDQAYVDALADMARERGSSWWDEYRDSLPAELLDLAEMEHHASMLRSAQIMHIPGILQQPDYMRGIFAEAVPAMRPETLDRHTEFRIRRAALLDRADPPPCEFVIHESALRMRFGDRNVLRRQLEYMLEQSDRPGITLRIVPFEAGGFANAGSSILYACGPVSALDTVQIDVPTGATFLDAENYLVNYRAVLDRMRERAIGPEASVGFIREVAKGI, encoded by the coding sequence ATGCCGGTCAGGAAGCCGCCCACCGCTCGACAGCGGCGGCTCGGTGCAGAGCTTCGGCGGATGCGGGAGCATGCCGGGCTGTCCCTGACCGATGCCGCCGTTCGGCACCGGGTGGACAAGACCGCGATCAGCAACACGGAGGCGGCGCGGTTCGGGGTGAGTCCCGACCGGGTACGAGTGTGGGCGTCCAACTACTCCTGTCCCGACCAGGCTTACGTCGACGCTCTGGCCGACATGGCGCGGGAACGCGGCTCCAGTTGGTGGGACGAGTATCGCGATTCACTGCCCGCAGAGCTCCTGGACCTGGCCGAGATGGAGCATCACGCGTCGATGCTGCGGTCGGCCCAGATCATGCACATCCCCGGAATTCTGCAACAGCCCGACTACATGCGGGGGATCTTCGCGGAAGCGGTGCCGGCGATGCGCCCGGAAACCCTGGACCGGCACACGGAGTTCCGCATCAGACGGGCCGCGCTACTCGACCGTGCTGATCCGCCGCCGTGCGAATTCGTCATCCACGAGTCCGCGCTGAGGATGCGGTTCGGTGATCGCAACGTACTGCGCAGGCAGCTTGAGTACATGCTGGAGCAGTCTGACCGGCCCGGCATCACGCTGCGCATCGTGCCTTTCGAAGCGGGCGGGTTCGCGAACGCGGGGAGTTCGATCCTGTACGCGTGTGGCCCGGTATCCGCACTGGACACCGTTCAGATCGATGTCCCCACAGGCGCGACCTTCCTGGACGCCGAGAACTACCTCGTGAACTATCGTGCGGTTCTTGATCGTATGCGTGAACGCGCCATCGGCCCGGAGGCCTCCGTCGGCTTCATCCGGGAAGTGGCCAAAGGAATCTAG
- a CDS encoding glycoside hydrolase family 19 protein, with product MNRIKSVLTVLSAVIATAAFLPAATAAPAATERCAPLWSSSTAYTAGGTASHHGRNWTAKWWTQNENPGATTVWADAGACTGGVSDFAISEAEFDRIFPDRDPFYTYQGLIDALHAYPRFANTGTEAMRSREAAAFLTHADFESVGLQYVKEINEANYWIKCDYSQPFGCPAGQSAYYGRGPIMFSWNFNYKAAGDALGLDLLNDPWLVEQDPSVAWQTALWYWNTQNGPGTMTSHEAMVGGAGFGETIRSLNGALECDGGNPDSVRARVEKYERITGIIGTDPGSGLTC from the coding sequence CTGAACCGCATCAAGAGCGTCCTGACCGTCCTGAGTGCCGTCATCGCGACGGCGGCCTTCCTCCCCGCCGCCACTGCGGCGCCCGCCGCCACGGAGCGGTGCGCGCCGCTCTGGAGCTCCTCGACCGCCTACACGGCCGGCGGCACCGCCTCGCACCACGGTCGCAACTGGACGGCCAAGTGGTGGACGCAGAACGAGAATCCGGGCGCCACCACCGTCTGGGCCGACGCCGGGGCCTGTACGGGAGGGGTCTCCGACTTCGCCATCAGCGAGGCGGAGTTCGACCGGATCTTCCCGGACCGCGACCCCTTCTACACGTACCAGGGGCTGATCGACGCCCTGCACGCCTACCCGCGCTTCGCCAACACCGGGACCGAGGCCATGCGGAGCCGGGAGGCGGCGGCGTTCCTGACCCACGCCGACTTCGAGTCGGTCGGGCTCCAGTACGTGAAGGAGATCAACGAGGCCAACTACTGGATCAAGTGCGACTACAGCCAGCCCTTCGGCTGCCCGGCCGGTCAGTCCGCGTACTACGGGCGCGGCCCGATCATGTTCAGCTGGAACTTCAACTACAAGGCCGCCGGTGACGCGCTCGGCCTCGATCTGCTGAACGATCCGTGGCTGGTCGAGCAGGACCCGTCGGTCGCCTGGCAGACAGCGCTCTGGTACTGGAACACCCAGAACGGCCCCGGCACCATGACCTCGCACGAGGCCATGGTCGGCGGCGCCGGATTCGGCGAGACGATCCGCTCGCTCAACGGCGCGCTGGAGTGCGACGGCGGCAACCCCGACTCGGTGCGGGCGCGGGTCGAAAAGTACGAGCGGATCACCGGGATCATCGGGACCGACCCCGGCTCCGGGCTGACCTGCTGA
- a CDS encoding tetratricopeptide repeat protein, whose amino-acid sequence MRRSLLTVGGAVAAAGCVVGLLYLGPAEDPHPVPAAPQAAAPQAGSAPAATAGLAVATARRRTQRAPDDPTAWSGLARAEAEEARVTLDASRLDAADEALRRSLALQKTDNYAAVTGQGVVANARHAFAEGRDFGLRATRMAPDRADGYAVLADAQIQLGDYPAARAAVQRLLDIAPAGAAYSRAAYDLETNGRPKDAAIALQRAVDSASTADERAFAQARLGELAWAQGAVDRAERHFRLAADAVPGYAYAEAGLARVLAVRGERSKALGMYRELTGRAPLPQFLAEAVELGGSSSSSSGGSVRSEKAALDAEVRLLRASGGAVDPHLALYVADHGDPDVAVELMRGEWKRARSVIVADALGWALHRAGHDAEAVGYARKAARTGWGNALFRYHRGAIEHALGLPEGDRHLREALALNPDFSPYHAPLARRLLKPTRERHATDTKTT is encoded by the coding sequence GTGAGGCGCTCGCTCCTGACGGTCGGCGGGGCGGTGGCCGCGGCCGGGTGCGTGGTGGGACTGCTGTACCTCGGTCCCGCCGAGGACCCGCACCCGGTGCCCGCCGCCCCGCAGGCCGCCGCCCCGCAGGCCGGCTCGGCGCCGGCGGCCACCGCCGGGCTCGCGGTCGCCACCGCCCGCAGGCGCACACAGCGCGCTCCGGACGACCCCACAGCCTGGTCGGGCCTGGCACGCGCGGAGGCGGAGGAGGCCCGGGTAACCCTGGACGCGAGCCGCCTCGACGCGGCGGACGAGGCACTGCGCCGCTCCCTGGCCCTTCAGAAGACGGACAACTACGCGGCGGTGACGGGTCAGGGGGTGGTGGCCAACGCCCGGCACGCGTTCGCCGAGGGCCGCGACTTCGGGCTCCGCGCCACCCGGATGGCACCCGACCGGGCGGACGGCTACGCCGTACTGGCCGACGCGCAGATCCAGCTCGGTGACTACCCGGCGGCCAGGGCCGCGGTGCAGCGCCTGCTGGACATCGCCCCGGCCGGCGCGGCGTACAGCAGAGCGGCCTACGACCTGGAGACCAACGGCAGACCGAAGGACGCCGCGATCGCCCTCCAACGGGCGGTGGACAGCGCGTCCACCGCCGACGAACGAGCCTTCGCCCAGGCCAGGCTGGGCGAACTGGCCTGGGCGCAGGGCGCGGTGGACCGGGCGGAGCGGCACTTCCGGCTCGCGGCCGACGCCGTACCCGGCTACGCGTACGCGGAGGCCGGACTGGCCAGGGTGCTCGCCGTGCGCGGTGAACGCTCGAAGGCCCTGGGCATGTACCGGGAGCTGACCGGGCGGGCACCGCTGCCGCAGTTCCTCGCGGAGGCGGTGGAGTTGGGCGGCAGTAGTAGTAGCAGTAGTGGCGGATCGGTGCGGTCGGAGAAGGCGGCGCTGGACGCGGAGGTGCGGCTGTTGCGGGCGTCGGGCGGTGCGGTCGATCCGCATCTCGCGCTGTACGTCGCGGACCACGGCGACCCGGACGTCGCGGTGGAGCTCATGCGGGGCGAGTGGAAGCGCGCCCGGAGCGTCATCGTCGCGGACGCCCTGGGCTGGGCGCTGCACCGCGCGGGGCACGACGCGGAAGCCGTCGGATACGCCCGCAAGGCCGCCAGGACGGGCTGGGGCAACGCGCTCTTCCGGTACCACCGGGGCGCGATCGAACACGCCCTCGGGCTGCCCGAGGGCGACCGGCACCTGCGCGAGGCGCTCGCCCTGAACCCGGACTTCTCCCCGTACCACGCACCGCTGGCGCGAAGGCTGTTGAAGCCGACGCGAGAGCGGCACGCAACCGACACGAAGACGACCTGA
- the dnaN gene encoding DNA polymerase III subunit beta, with product MEFRIERGALADAVGWAARVLPTRSPVPVLGGLLLEAADGRLCISGLDYEASARIEVDAEILRPGKVLVMGRRLLDVCRVLPQGAVECAVEGSRFTVTGSGAGFGLSVLPFDDYPSLPPLPEVLGAVDSAEFAAAVADVTVAAGRDDTLPTLTGIRLGLDGDRMTLAATDRYRFAVRTLGWKPAAADVRADVVVSARRLTEIARSFGRAGMVSLALDSGSAGFELAGTRTTVRLLDGRLPRHDKLFAMRDPVTAVTEREPLVEAVKRVSVVADNDSPLQFAFHGDSVLLQAGYEDDVASQRLPAVLAGTEEMVVAFNPAYLMDALASFDAPVVRFRLMGPGQRTMLTGHDTQEDALDTAEGTLPPAHQHLLMSVRPLV from the coding sequence ATGGAGTTCCGGATCGAGCGCGGCGCACTGGCCGACGCCGTCGGCTGGGCGGCCCGGGTGCTGCCCACGAGGTCACCCGTTCCCGTGCTGGGCGGTCTGCTGCTGGAAGCGGCGGACGGCAGGCTGTGCATCTCCGGCCTCGACTACGAGGCGTCCGCCCGGATCGAGGTGGACGCCGAGATCCTGCGGCCCGGCAAGGTGCTCGTGATGGGCCGCCGACTGCTGGACGTGTGCCGGGTGCTGCCCCAGGGCGCGGTGGAGTGCGCGGTGGAGGGTTCCCGCTTCACGGTCACGGGCAGCGGAGCCGGATTCGGCCTGTCGGTGCTGCCGTTCGACGACTACCCCTCGCTGCCGCCGCTGCCGGAGGTCCTCGGCGCGGTGGACAGCGCGGAGTTCGCGGCGGCCGTCGCGGATGTCACGGTGGCGGCGGGCCGGGACGACACCCTGCCGACGCTCACCGGGATCCGGCTGGGGCTGGACGGTGACCGGATGACCCTGGCGGCGACGGACCGCTACCGCTTCGCCGTCCGCACCCTGGGCTGGAAGCCCGCTGCGGCGGACGTCCGCGCCGATGTCGTGGTCTCGGCCCGCCGGCTCACCGAGATCGCCCGCTCCTTCGGCCGCGCGGGCATGGTCAGCCTGGCGCTGGACAGCGGCTCGGCCGGATTCGAACTGGCGGGGACGCGCACCACGGTCCGGCTCCTGGACGGCCGGCTGCCGCGCCACGACAAGCTGTTCGCGATGCGGGACCCGGTCACGGCGGTCACGGAGCGCGAGCCCCTGGTCGAGGCGGTGAAGCGGGTCTCGGTGGTGGCGGACAACGACAGCCCGCTCCAATTCGCCTTCCACGGAGACTCGGTGCTGCTCCAGGCGGGTTACGAGGACGACGTGGCGTCCCAGCGGCTGCCCGCCGTGCTCGCGGGAACGGAGGAGATGGTGGTCGCCTTCAACCCCGCGTACCTGATGGACGCGCTGGCCTCGTTCGACGCACCGGTCGTCCGGTTCCGGCTGATGGGCCCGGGGCAGCGCACCATGCTCACCGGGCACGACACCCAGGAGGACGCGCTGGACACGGCGGAAGGGACGTTGCCGCCCGCGCACCAGCATCTGCTGATGTCGGTCAGGCCGTTGGTCTGA
- a CDS encoding DUF397 domain-containing protein, which translates to MELHWRKASFSADTGACVELAEQDGEILLRESDDPGVVVRTTKGKLAAFLDGAKAGEFDDLV; encoded by the coding sequence GTGGAACTTCACTGGCGCAAGGCGTCCTTCTCGGCAGACACGGGGGCCTGCGTCGAGCTGGCTGAGCAGGATGGCGAGATCCTCCTGCGCGAGAGCGACGACCCAGGCGTGGTTGTCCGGACCACCAAGGGGAAGCTGGCGGCCTTCCTGGACGGAGCCAAGGCCGGCGAGTTCGATGACCTTGTGTAG
- a CDS encoding DUF4331 domain-containing protein has translation MPATGLRPTRLPRRVPRVRAAALAATGAALTAASLWGPLTGSSEAGGHIDAPSSLTDTAADLTDVYAFSSPDNADMVTLVANVRPFELPGTAANALVDYPFATGARYEIHTDADGDGAPDTTYRWTFRDDDRRPFGLGPKVGPTPVTSLDDRSLGVRQKYTLERITADGGATTLLNDAIAAPTDTGRFLMPDYGKLRGQAIRSLPGGGQTLASQVADSFKADSQVFGLYTFGTRGPVPGWLPDAQPLSALNVNSLIIQVPKREVALKGDPERNPVIGVWASVSRQGADLGRSLAKQAPVFRQVARAGTPHLAFTVYGSTVGFFKPGGPEDRFQARAPKDDHLENEFLADTLDPVPPHRIQTAQGFKAPATPRTDIQALFLKGIGKDNGSAFGFDLNTHTMNADADPGRIVMAEELRLNLTTPVTAAPQPMGVLDGDRQGFPNGRRLNDNIDGPLLRMLEGEPAQPSPPGLLPKPVAALEVADAQRTFPYLNLPHAGP, from the coding sequence ATGCCCGCAACTGGCCTCAGGCCAACGCGTCTTCCACGACGAGTCCCCCGCGTCCGCGCCGCCGCACTGGCCGCGACCGGCGCCGCGCTGACCGCCGCGTCCCTCTGGGGGCCACTCACCGGAAGCAGTGAGGCGGGCGGGCACATCGACGCGCCGTCGTCCCTGACGGACACCGCGGCCGACCTCACCGACGTCTACGCGTTCAGCAGCCCCGACAACGCGGACATGGTCACCCTGGTCGCGAACGTCCGGCCCTTCGAGCTGCCGGGCACCGCGGCGAACGCCCTGGTGGACTACCCCTTCGCGACGGGCGCACGGTACGAGATCCACACCGACGCGGACGGGGACGGGGCGCCGGACACCACGTACCGCTGGACGTTCCGCGACGACGACCGCAGGCCCTTCGGGCTCGGCCCCAAGGTCGGCCCGACGCCGGTGACTTCGCTGGACGACAGGTCGCTCGGCGTGCGCCAGAAGTACACCCTGGAGCGCATCACCGCGGACGGCGGCGCCACGACCCTGCTGAACGACGCGATCGCCGCGCCCACCGACACCGGCCGGTTCCTCATGCCGGACTACGGAAAGCTCCGCGGTCAGGCGATCCGCAGCCTGCCGGGCGGCGGCCAGACCCTCGCGAGCCAGGTGGCGGACTCGTTCAAGGCCGACAGCCAGGTGTTCGGGCTGTACACCTTCGGCACCCGGGGTCCCGTGCCCGGCTGGCTGCCGGATGCCCAGCCGCTGTCGGCGCTCAACGTGAACAGCCTGATCATCCAGGTGCCCAAGCGGGAAGTGGCTCTGAAGGGCGACCCGGAGCGCAATCCGGTGATCGGCGTGTGGGCGAGCGTGTCGCGGCAGGGGGCCGACCTCGGGCGGAGCCTGGCGAAGCAGGCACCGGTGTTCCGGCAGGTCGCGCGGGCCGGGACGCCGCACCTCGCGTTCACGGTGTACGGCTCGACCGTCGGCTTCTTCAAGCCGGGCGGGCCGGAGGACCGGTTCCAGGCGCGGGCCCCGAAGGACGACCACTTGGAGAACGAGTTCCTGGCCGACACGCTCGACCCCGTACCGCCCCACCGCATCCAGACCGCTCAGGGGTTCAAGGCGCCGGCCACACCGCGTACCGACATCCAGGCTCTTTTCCTCAAGGGCATCGGCAAGGACAACGGCTCCGCGTTCGGCTTCGACCTGAATACCCACACCATGAACGCGGACGCCGACCCCGGCCGCATCGTGATGGCCGAGGAGCTCCGGCTCAACCTGACGACGCCGGTCACCGCCGCCCCGCAGCCCATGGGCGTGCTCGACGGCGACCGGCAGGGATTCCCCAACGGCCGCCGGCTCAACGACAACATCGACGGCCCGCTGCTGCGGATGCTGGAGGGCGAGCCCGCGCAGCCCTCACCGCCCGGACTGCTTCCGAAGCCGGTCGCCGCCCTGGAGGTCGCGGACGCGCAGCGCACCTTCCCGTATCTCAACCTGCCGCACGCGGGCCCGTGA
- a CDS encoding helix-turn-helix domain-containing protein, which produces MHGLARAGGSRELLRWLSGRADGWAGLLGGDGTVLYGVARDPDAASAGSAATAAEGVRELTALGARSLALDRGGHTALMFALDGPPGSAAPVLAVIARRPLPERLAVLLSDAALPLSMCWAAETVERKRRRVDLAESRGREAVLHLLMTGQLSIAHQVAGALKPALPDPVRVCVVECPGDSRDEVARICTDLSGGRSWIVRCPVYARHLILIAPAGPEPAGGRLGPRVAAVVDDCVVGISEDVPLSDTATAYRQAFHALAVARGLPGRHAGFGSAPEPALVVGAEGARWADGLLAPLLGHLPRRGQDPNSQELAATLASWLAFSSHATAHLKIHRNTLAARLRLIGELLDLDLDRVADQAALDLALAVRATPTLPRPGRPAGDTRAPAPSLDEILRTPAVRAWAAQQLRPLGAPGAAGRTADPYTTLRTWLECEAQLGATADVLAISVPAVRKRLTRLETVLRRSLLRTPSARYDLWLALRALDLTGGGQPDGGHPRP; this is translated from the coding sequence ATGCACGGACTCGCCCGTGCCGGTGGCTCACGGGAGCTGCTGCGCTGGCTGTCCGGCCGGGCCGACGGCTGGGCGGGGCTGCTCGGCGGCGACGGAACCGTCCTGTACGGCGTTGCCCGGGACCCCGACGCCGCGAGTGCAGGATCGGCCGCCACCGCCGCCGAGGGGGTACGGGAACTGACGGCGCTCGGTGCCCGTTCCCTCGCCCTCGACCGGGGAGGGCACACCGCGTTGATGTTCGCCCTGGACGGACCGCCGGGCAGCGCCGCACCGGTTCTCGCCGTGATCGCCCGCCGCCCGCTGCCGGAGCGGCTGGCCGTGCTCCTGTCCGACGCGGCCCTGCCGCTCTCCATGTGCTGGGCGGCCGAGACCGTCGAGCGCAAGCGGCGCCGGGTCGATCTGGCCGAGTCCAGAGGCCGCGAGGCCGTACTGCACCTGCTCATGACCGGCCAGCTGTCGATCGCGCACCAGGTGGCCGGCGCGCTCAAACCCGCCCTGCCCGACCCCGTCCGGGTCTGCGTCGTCGAGTGCCCCGGCGACAGCAGGGACGAGGTGGCCCGGATCTGTACGGACCTCTCCGGCGGCCGGTCCTGGATCGTGCGGTGCCCGGTGTACGCGCGCCATCTGATCCTCATCGCACCGGCCGGACCGGAACCGGCGGGCGGGCGCCTCGGCCCGCGGGTGGCCGCGGTGGTGGACGACTGCGTGGTGGGCATCAGCGAGGACGTACCGCTGTCCGACACGGCGACCGCCTACCGCCAGGCGTTCCACGCGCTGGCCGTCGCCCGCGGGCTGCCCGGCCGGCACGCCGGTTTCGGCTCGGCCCCCGAACCCGCGCTGGTGGTCGGCGCCGAGGGCGCGCGGTGGGCCGACGGGCTGCTGGCGCCGCTCCTCGGCCACCTGCCGAGGCGTGGCCAGGACCCGAACAGCCAGGAGCTCGCGGCGACCCTCGCCTCCTGGCTCGCGTTCTCCTCGCACGCGACCGCGCACCTGAAGATCCACCGCAACACCCTGGCCGCCCGGCTGCGGCTGATCGGCGAGCTGCTGGACCTGGACCTGGACCGGGTCGCCGACCAGGCCGCACTCGATCTGGCGCTGGCCGTCCGCGCCACGCCCACCCTGCCCAGGCCGGGCCGTCCGGCCGGGGACACGCGGGCGCCCGCCCCCTCGCTGGACGAGATCCTGCGCACCCCGGCGGTCCGCGCCTGGGCGGCCCAGCAACTGCGCCCGCTCGGCGCCCCCGGAGCGGCCGGCCGCACCGCCGACCCGTACACCACCCTGCGCACCTGGCTGGAGTGCGAGGCCCAACTCGGCGCGACGGCAGATGTGTTGGCCATCTCCGTACCCGCGGTGCGCAAGCGCCTCACCCGACTGGAGACCGTGCTGCGACGCTCGCTCCTGCGGACGCCGAGCGCCCGCTACGACCTGTGGCTGGCGCTGCGGGCGCTGGACCTCACCGGGGGCGGACAGCCGGACGGGGGGCACCCGCGGCCGTGA
- a CDS encoding glycoside hydrolase family 19 protein — translation MIRRIMGLLTALGAVVATLVILPATTASAADCAAAWNSSSVYTGGGSASYNGHNWSAKWWTQNETPGSSDVWADQGSCGSGGTDPGDPGSSADFIVSEAQFNQMFPGRNSFYTYSGLTAALDAYPGFANTGSDTVKKQEAAAFLANVSHETGGLVYVVEQNTANYPHYCDSTQPYGCPAGQAAYYGRGPIQLSWNFNYKAAGDALGIDLLGNPYLVEQDAAVAWKTGLWYWNTQNGPGTMTAHNAMVNGAGFGETIRSINGSIECNGGNPAQVQSRIDKYQAFVSILGTTPGSNLSC, via the coding sequence ATGATCAGACGCATCATGGGCCTGCTCACCGCGCTGGGCGCGGTCGTCGCGACGCTTGTCATCCTCCCCGCCACCACCGCGTCGGCAGCCGACTGCGCGGCCGCCTGGAACTCCTCGTCCGTCTACACGGGCGGCGGCTCCGCCTCGTACAACGGGCACAACTGGTCCGCCAAGTGGTGGACGCAGAACGAGACGCCGGGCAGCTCCGACGTCTGGGCCGACCAGGGCAGTTGCGGAAGCGGCGGTACGGATCCGGGCGACCCGGGTTCGTCCGCGGACTTCATCGTCAGCGAGGCCCAGTTCAACCAGATGTTCCCGGGCCGCAACTCCTTCTACACGTACAGCGGGCTGACCGCCGCACTGGATGCCTACCCCGGCTTCGCCAACACCGGCAGCGACACGGTGAAGAAGCAGGAGGCGGCCGCGTTCCTGGCCAACGTCAGCCACGAGACCGGCGGTCTGGTGTACGTGGTCGAGCAGAACACGGCCAACTACCCCCACTACTGCGACAGCACCCAGCCCTACGGCTGCCCCGCGGGCCAGGCCGCGTACTACGGGCGCGGTCCGATCCAGCTCAGCTGGAACTTCAACTACAAGGCCGCCGGTGACGCCCTCGGCATCGACCTGCTGGGCAACCCCTACCTGGTCGAGCAGGACGCGGCCGTGGCCTGGAAGACCGGCCTCTGGTACTGGAACACCCAGAACGGCCCCGGCACCATGACGGCCCACAACGCCATGGTGAACGGCGCCGGATTCGGTGAGACGATCCGCTCCATCAACGGCTCCATCGAGTGCAACGGCGGCAACCCCGCCCAGGTGCAGAGCCGGATCGACAAGTACCAGGCCTTCGTGTCGATCCTCGGTACGACGCCCGGTTCGAACCTGAGCTGCTGA
- a CDS encoding substrate-binding domain-containing protein — MEWLSTENVVAVATAVLGVLASVGVLWYERRVPRRKRIGYRVQMDTPIGSDAGQGRANVRLGLFDETPDMSDATLVLLRVENDGSQSIARGDYTGPDEQLHGLVVEFTERRVRGIAVTHSPGADHLMDHFTPSAGLRESGSLIRLPRVPLNRGEHFKLLVLLTGSRVGSPIRVTGGIRDGEVTPNKAARPDEKPPMFGRAARFITVALTVCVVTLAAIILVRDDTPPPIGCARGELTLTGSTAFAPVLRELAAKYGEACEGATVTVDAHGSTAGIRELAERGAGPGKPGSGSGPGSGSGSGSGAAGSAESGSGKSGSPALVAFSDGPKPSGFPQLRENRVAVSLFRLVVNDRVPLKNLTGDDVRRIYRGDIRDWRQLGGPDLPVLLVSRDANSGTREVFQRRVLGRNEPAQSSRDCTTKDDPRAPVLRCELDSTEQVLAEVGRLPGAIGYSELRSGTKPAGAHQIAIDGDTPSVDTIGTSSYPYREIEYAYTYGSPPADSLASSFLAYLSRGSGQDVVRTHGHLPCATPQGLRICGEE; from the coding sequence GTGGAGTGGCTCAGCACCGAGAACGTCGTGGCCGTGGCGACCGCCGTACTGGGCGTCCTCGCCTCCGTCGGCGTGCTCTGGTACGAGCGCCGGGTACCCCGCCGCAAACGCATCGGCTACCGGGTGCAGATGGACACCCCGATCGGCAGCGACGCCGGCCAGGGCCGGGCCAACGTCCGGCTCGGGCTCTTCGACGAGACCCCGGACATGTCCGACGCCACGCTCGTCCTGCTGCGCGTCGAGAACGACGGATCGCAGTCCATCGCGCGCGGCGACTACACCGGGCCGGACGAACAACTTCACGGCCTCGTCGTCGAGTTCACCGAACGCCGGGTCCGCGGCATCGCCGTCACCCACTCCCCCGGCGCCGACCACCTCATGGACCACTTCACCCCGTCCGCCGGGCTGCGCGAGAGCGGCTCCCTGATCCGGCTGCCGCGCGTGCCGCTCAACCGGGGCGAGCACTTCAAGCTGCTGGTCCTGCTGACCGGCTCCCGGGTGGGCTCCCCGATCCGGGTCACCGGCGGCATCCGGGACGGCGAGGTGACGCCGAACAAGGCGGCCCGCCCCGACGAGAAGCCCCCGATGTTCGGCCGGGCCGCCCGGTTCATCACCGTCGCGCTGACCGTCTGCGTCGTCACGCTGGCCGCCATCATCCTGGTGCGGGACGACACTCCGCCGCCCATCGGCTGCGCGCGCGGCGAGCTGACCCTGACCGGCTCCACCGCCTTCGCCCCGGTCCTGCGGGAGCTGGCGGCGAAGTACGGCGAGGCGTGCGAGGGGGCCACCGTCACCGTGGACGCGCACGGCAGCACGGCGGGGATACGCGAACTGGCCGAACGGGGCGCCGGGCCGGGGAAGCCGGGGTCCGGCTCCGGACCCGGGTCCGGCTCCGGGTCCGGGTCCGGGGCGGCGGGCTCGGCGGAATCCGGCTCCGGGAAATCCGGTTCGCCCGCCCTGGTGGCCTTCTCCGACGGGCCCAAGCCGAGCGGCTTCCCGCAACTGCGCGAAAACCGCGTCGCCGTCTCGCTCTTCCGCCTCGTCGTCAACGACCGGGTCCCGCTGAAGAACCTGACCGGCGACGACGTCCGCCGGATCTACCGGGGCGACATCCGCGACTGGCGGCAGCTGGGCGGCCCGGACCTGCCCGTACTGCTGGTCAGCCGGGACGCCAACTCCGGTACCCGCGAGGTCTTCCAGCGCCGCGTCCTGGGCCGCAACGAGCCCGCCCAGTCCTCCCGCGACTGCACGACGAAGGACGACCCGCGGGCCCCCGTCCTCCGCTGCGAACTCGACTCCACCGAACAGGTCCTGGCCGAGGTGGGCCGGCTCCCCGGCGCGATCGGCTACAGCGAACTGCGCTCCGGCACCAAGCCCGCCGGGGCACACCAGATCGCCATCGACGGCGACACCCCGTCCGTCGACACGATCGGCACCAGCAGCTACCCGTACCGGGAGATCGAGTACGCGTACACCTACGGCAGCCCGCCCGCCGACTCACTGGCCTCCAGCTTCCTGGCGTACCTCAGCAGGGGCAGCGGTCAGGACGTCGTCCGCACCCACGGCCACCTGCCGTGCGCGACGCCCCAGGGGCTGCGGATCTGCGGGGAGGAGTGA